In Rutidosis leptorrhynchoides isolate AG116_Rl617_1_P2 chromosome 2, CSIRO_AGI_Rlap_v1, whole genome shotgun sequence, one genomic interval encodes:
- the LOC139889271 gene encoding uncharacterized protein, translated as MKAPRAGNGHAIRQPAVNTDFEVKGQILNMIAHQSQFRGTLKEYAFEHLCSFKSICNLFKISQVADTVIYLRVFPWSLKDDANDWLESLPEGEIDSWPRMEDKFLQNFFLASKDAKLQSDINHFVQKSNETLYDTWT; from the coding sequence ATGAAAGCCCCGAGGGCTGGCAATGGCCATGCCATTAGACAACCAGCAGTCAACACAGATTTCGAGGTTAAGGGGCAGATTCTGAACATGATAGCTCACCAGAGCCAATTCAGGGGTACACTGAAAGAGTATGCATTCGAGCATCTTTGTTCCTTTAAAAGCATCTGTAATTTGTTCAAGATTTCCCAGGTTGCGGATACTGTCAtatatttgagggtttttccttggtctttgaaagacgATGCCAATGACTGGTTGGAATCATTGCCCGAGGGTGAAATTGACAGTTGGCCTAGAATGGAGGATAAATTTTTGCAAAATTTCTTTCTAGCTTCAAAGGACGCGAAATTACAGagtgacattaatcactttgttcagaaaTCCAATGAAACACTCTATGATACTTGGACCTAG